Genomic DNA from Pirellulales bacterium:
CCACGTGCGCCCGTTTGTCGTATTGCACCACGAGCAGATAATTCTTGAATGCTCCGGGGAATCGATAGGTCTCGGTTACGATCGAATCGATATGGTTTGGGCTCGCCTGCACGTCGGTCTTGTCGGGCAATCGCTTTAAGAGTTCGTGCACTTTTTCCACTGTCCAAAACTGAAAATCCGCGCTAATTGCATGCCGCGGCCCGCTCGTCGGTCCTTTCGACGCCCCCTCGTCTTCACTCGGCATCTGGGCTGCGAGCAGATCGTAGGCTCGATTCCTGGGGATTCGGCCACGCAACCAATCGATTCCCAGCAATCCAATCGCCACGACCAATAGCGCCAATAGCACGACCCGCGACACGGGCCAGCGCGGTTTCGCATCGGCGGAGACTTGCGCGGCCTCGGGAACCGGCGGTTGCACGGGATCGGTGGGCAGCGACATCGGGTGGATCCTATTGCTTGCGTACGCGCCAAAGGGCCGTCATCGGGGCAGCTTTGCCGGCTTGCTGTTCGAGATACATGACCACGACATTGTAGCTTTTGATGATGCCCGGATAGCGGTAGGTTTCGACTAGAATCGGGACCATCTCGTCGTTGATATCGGCGCTCTTTTTTTCGGACGCATCGGGCTGCCGGCCCAACAATTCGTGAACTCCTTCCGCCGTCATGGGAGTCGACTTACTGGTTCCGCCTCCGCCGCCGAACGCGGCTCCTCGAGCCGAATCGGCCGAACTTTGCTGCGAAAGTTTTTCGTTGATTTGCTTGAACGCTCGGCTTTGCGGCAGCCGGCCGCGAAAAACGTCGCTCGCCAACAATCCGACGGCCACGATCAACAGCAGCACGAGCACGATCCACGTCAGCCCGGGCCGACGTTGGTCAACGAAAGCTTCCGGCGCCGCCAAATCCGCGTTGCCGACCATTTTATTCGGCGGTGGCTGATCGGCGCCACTATCGGGCAATACGTCCGCCATGATGCGCAACCTCGCTCCGCCGAAGCGGAATTCTCGTCGATTCGCCGACCTGGCCGTGCGGCGAATCTCTGCCTTGCTTCAACCTCCATAGTCTAGCCACCGCACTAAAACCTTGCCAGCCGAGCGAGGCCAGGAACCCAGTTTGGCGCGGCACTGACTGATTGGCGCGGCACTGGCTGATTGGCGCGGCACTGGCTGATTGGCGCGGCACTGGCTGATTGGTGTGGCACTGGCCAGCGCAGTCGGCCAGTGCCGGCCGGCGAGTTGACGTTCCGGTCCGGAGGCCGTCTGACCGCGAGAATGCTCGCCAAACGGCAACCTGCAAGATGGTATCGCCGAGTCTAGCGACGCTCGCACTGGCCGACTTCGCTGGCCAGTGGCACACGGCTCGACAGGCTGTTACGGCCGGGCGGGCTCCTGGCCCCAAATGAGTTTGCCGCCCTGATAGACCGTGATACGCGGGTTCTCCTTCCAGTCGATGGCCGCCGGGTCGAATGAAAAATCTTTCGACTGGTCGAGATTCGACCAATCGTCTGCGGCGAATCGGCATTGGATTTCGCCGCTGTTTCCGCCGGGCTTGATTTCCCCAGCCGCGTCGGAGAATGTCAGTTCCAAATATCCGACCGCAGTTTCGGTCGGACGATCCAAGTGCACGAATCGCCCCGCAACATTCGCCTTATCCACGGCGGCATAGTCGCACCAAAAATTACGCGCTTTGCCCGTGTCTGCCGCAAACCAATACCGCAGCTTCAAGCCGGCGAGGTCGAACGGCGCCTCGCTGAGGTTTTCGATTCGCAGGTTGCAGCGAATCTGGTTCGTGTCCGATTTTGGCTGCATGCAACGATATTCGAGCCGCAGATTTCCGGCGACGGCCGGCAGCAGCGCCTTGGCAACTGCCGAGCGGTCGGTTGGCCGCCTCGGCTTGGGCACGGGATGGTTGGCGCGCATCTGGCTGACGCCCGCATCGTGGCCGCGGCCCGCGGTAGCAGCAGGCTGGCCGGTGGATGACAGAACGACCTTCGGAGCAATTGGTCTGTCGGTCATGGCCGCGCTGGCAACGGTTTTCGGGGCGGACGCTGTTGCCGCGAATCGGTTTCTGGCAGCAACGTTCGCCTCTTGAGCATCGCTTGAATTGCGGATCAGGATTGCTGTCGCCACGATCCCG
This window encodes:
- a CDS encoding cellulose binding domain-containing protein; the protein is MAAEFDAYHKWLAIPPAEQPPNFYRLLALNPFERDPDVIDSAANARMIHLRSLQSGPQAELTQKLLNEIAAARLCLLKPEKKAAYDAALRAQLARGIAARTPPPLPPRPLIAPPPPLPPIAPSATESGALLLEFISAVSEPGTSGNGAINRANGRRGLGAASWPRWLMVLCPLIGIGIVATAILIRNSSDAQEANVAARNRFAATASAPKTVASAAMTDRPIAPKVVLSSTGQPAATAGRGHDAGVSQMRANHPVPKPRRPTDRSAVAKALLPAVAGNLRLEYRCMQPKSDTNQIRCNLRIENLSEAPFDLAGLKLRYWFAADTGKARNFWCDYAAVDKANVAGRFVHLDRPTETAVGYLELTFSDAAGEIKPGGNSGEIQCRFAADDWSNLDQSKDFSFDPAAIDWKENPRITVYQGGKLIWGQEPARP